One window of the Pyrus communis chromosome 17, drPyrComm1.1, whole genome shotgun sequence genome contains the following:
- the LOC137723360 gene encoding uncharacterized protein, which produces MDRIGFLAVFFIFFVVVEVSDASYLLSKHRVLIGEPQNDTTAVPDNDKVKEDSPVPSPLLPSTVSSSGGNGSDTKPVDDPSKDKVETPQPTKTTTQIVDQVPKGGLNNDTKKGEGKDPETEKKDPEPDKTLKKDPETEKKKPDTDKVAKDDPKPDTDKVSKDDPQLVHDKSKDDNVTRSADKGGKKKSKEKEKKKKNDDVTQLPKEDKESCNGVIKKCEVKDVAIACIKSFDSGSKEVAILVQNIGDSTLKAKLSADDTNKDLEILKHKNKKVNISVDMGKSTTKITLTSGNGECELLMDPLPLAYEGNLFMRFPSLETVATPINAAYFLIITVLIFGGTWACCLVRKRKERTGGGVPYQELEMGLPESVSATAVETAEGWDEGWDDDWDGDNAVKTPGTHLGSISANGLTSRTANKDGWDNDWDD; this is translated from the exons ATGGATAGAATCGGTTTTCTGGCGgtgttcttcattttcttcgtcGTCGTCGAGGTTTCCGATGCTTCTTATCTTCTCTCCAAGCACAGAGTTTTGATTGGTGAGCCTCAAAACGACACTACGGCAGTACCA GATAACGACAAGGTCAAGGAGGATTCTCCGGTCCCGAGTCCGCTGCTGCCTTCTACGGTGTCAAGTTCTGGTGGAAATGGGTCGGATACTAAGCCGGTTGATGATCCGAGTAAGGACAAAGTGGAGACTCCGCAACCCACGAAGACTACGACACAGATAGTGGATCAGGTCCCCAAGGGGGGCTTGAATAATGATACTAAAAAGGGTGAAGGGAAGGATCCGGAAACAGAAAAGAAGGATCCGGAGCCTGACAAGACATTGAAGAAGGATCcggaaacagaaaagaagaagcCGGACACTGACAAGGTGGCGAAAGATGATCCAAAGCCGGACACTGACAAGGTGTCTAAAGATGATCCTCAGCTGGTTCATGACAAGTCAAAGGATGATAATGTGACTCGATCCGCGGATAAAGGTGGTAAGAAAAAGAgtaaggagaaggagaagaagaagaagaatgatgaTGTGACCCAATTGCCAAAAGAGGATAAGGAAAGCTGTAATGGGGTAATCAAAAAATGTGAGGTCAAGGATGTGGCGATTGCTTGCATTAAGAGCTTCGATAGTG GGTCCAAAGAAGTGGCCATTCTGGTCCAAAACATAGGAGACAGCACTTTGAAGGCAAAGCTTTCTGCAGATGATACCAACAAGGACCTAGAGATcctcaaacacaaaaataaaaag GTCAATATATCAGTTGATATGGGCAAAAGCACCACCAAAATAACACTAACTTCTGGAAATGGAGAATGTGAGCTTCTTATGGATCCTCTCCCTCTGGCATATGAAGGAAACTTATTCATGCGTTTCCCTTCACTCGAGACTGTAGCGACCCCGATCAATGCTGCCTACTTCTTGATTATTACGGTGCTAATTTTTGGAGGAACGTGGGCTTGCTGCTTGGTCAGGAAGAGGAAAGAGCGTACTGGAGGTGGAGTTCCATATCAGGAACTCGAAATGGGATTGCCGGAATCTGTTTCAGCAACTGCTGTGGAAACGGCTGAAGGTTGGGACGAAGGTTGGGATGATGATTGGGATGGCGATAATGCGGTGAAAACACCTGGGACGCATCTGGGAAGCATCTCTGCGAATGGCCTTACATCGAGGACCGCAAACAAGGATGGGTGGGATAATGATTGGGATGATTAG